The nucleotide sequence GCATATTTAGTGAAAATGAACTCCATATTAACGTTAAAAATGAAAATATGGTGGCAAAATTAAACGGTGAAGTGTACGCAACTATCCCAGACCTTATTTGTTGCATAGATTTATCAAATGGAATGCCAATAACCAATCCTAATTACCAAAAAGGCATGGAAGTAGCCGTTATTATTTTACCAGCTCCTAAGGAGTTTACGACAGAAAAAGGGTTATCTATTTTCGGCCCTAGCTATGCGGGTATTGATGCAGAATACAAACCTGCTATACCTCCTAGTAATATTTAATTTCCCTAATACTCAAAGCAATTAGTTTAGATATGTGCAGTAAAGGGTAAAAAAGGCTCTTGGATAGATTCAAGAGCCTTTTTTCTTACTTAAATCGACTAAGCAGTGAAGTTTGCGTTTGCAAATTCCCAGTTAGCTAAAGCGTAGAAAGCTTCCATGTAGCTAGGACGTAAGTTGCGGTAATCGATGTAGTAAGCGTGTTCCCAAAGATCAACAGTAATAAGTGGCGTAACACCTTCTTCTGTTAATGGTGTTGCAGCATTTGACGTGTTTACAATTGCTAATGAACCATCAGCGTTTTTAACTAACCAAGTCCAGCTTGAACCGAAGTTGTTTACTGCACTATCTGTGAATTTAGCTTTAAATTCTTCAAAAGAACCGAACTGTGCGTCGATCGCTGCAGCTAGTTCACCAACTGGTGCATTAGTACCGTTTGGTGTTAATGAGTTCCAGTAGAACGTGTGGTTCCAAATTTGTGCTGCGTTGTTAAACACACCGCCAGATGACTTTTTAACGATTTCTTCTAAAGAAGCGTCAGCAAAATCTGTACCTTCAATTAGACCATTTAATTTTACAACGTATGTATTGTGGTGCTTACCGTAATGGAACTCTAAAGTTTCTTGTGAAATATGAGGCGCTAAAGCGTCCATTGCATAAGGTAAAGCTGGTAATGAAATAGCCATGTTTTTCTCCGAAGAAATGATATTTAAGAATGAAATTTTAATATTTACCACATGCTTTTATATGGGACACGTAGATAAAAAACGCTGTATTTTACTTTGTTTTAACTACTCTTTACCAGATAATTTATAGAATAATTAGTTAGGTTATATAGATAAAATTTAATTTTTGCTAAATGTTAATTAATTGCTAATTAAATTCAGACGATGTATTTTATCAAGTTGTACAATAATAATACTAAATATAAGTCGCACTAAACTAAAATCTTGTAAGTTATTTTAGCTATGCGTCTAAATAATAATAAATAAAATTTTAAGGGTGAATTATGCATACAATGGAAATTATAAATTTTCTAAGCCGTTGGGCTCACGTACTATTCGGTATTACTTGGATAGGTCTTTTATATTACTTTAACTTTATTCAAGGTGGCTATTTCAAAAAAGCAACTCCTGAAGCATTAGCTGATGCGAAAAAACATTTGGCTCCAGAAGCATTGTGGT is from Thalassotalea crassostreae and encodes:
- a CDS encoding superoxide dismutase, encoding MAISLPALPYAMDALAPHISQETLEFHYGKHHNTYVVKLNGLIEGTDFADASLEEIVKKSSGGVFNNAAQIWNHTFYWNSLTPNGTNAPVGELAAAIDAQFGSFEEFKAKFTDSAVNNFGSSWTWLVKNADGSLAIVNTSNAATPLTEEGVTPLITVDLWEHAYYIDYRNLRPSYMEAFYALANWEFANANFTA